In one window of Qipengyuania profundimaris DNA:
- a CDS encoding sulfite exporter TauE/SafE family protein, which produces MAEAQSRLNRVQPALGHSSRLAMIGGAGLALAYAALWFFTRYDFALMRDLWFLPGVGVVGAIIANASGTGGGVVFVPVFNALRDLGNMTLGPLQVVAVSMGIQSFGMSLGALRWTDRLYHQHEPNPLEASTRARDYWLVCPLVLALSTPALLWTQRMVDFDPRMVLLGYKTFSILLGIALIVATWTVNLAVAERDRLARVDLAMLALIAIPGGAITALFSVGIGELVAFYLFLRHYPMVLCVGTACVISAVSCIAGLLWHVEAGTVAWEVVLLAAPGAMLGAFLARPIALWLGARRLKTLGGLWIVASALYLVWLAAR; this is translated from the coding sequence ATGGCTGAGGCCCAATCTCGACTGAACCGCGTCCAGCCGGCGCTGGGACATAGCTCGCGCCTCGCCATGATCGGCGGGGCAGGGCTTGCGCTGGCCTACGCCGCTTTGTGGTTCTTTACGCGCTACGATTTCGCATTGATGCGCGATCTCTGGTTTCTTCCCGGCGTAGGCGTGGTGGGCGCAATCATCGCCAATGCCAGCGGGACCGGCGGGGGCGTGGTCTTCGTCCCGGTGTTCAACGCCTTGCGCGATCTCGGGAACATGACGCTCGGGCCTTTGCAGGTTGTAGCGGTCTCGATGGGCATCCAGTCGTTCGGCATGAGCCTAGGCGCGCTGCGTTGGACCGACCGGCTCTATCACCAGCATGAGCCGAACCCGCTGGAAGCCAGTACGCGCGCACGCGACTACTGGCTGGTGTGCCCATTGGTGCTCGCCCTCTCTACACCGGCGCTACTGTGGACCCAGCGCATGGTGGATTTCGACCCGCGCATGGTGCTGCTGGGTTACAAGACCTTCTCCATCCTGCTCGGGATTGCGCTGATAGTGGCGACGTGGACGGTCAACCTTGCCGTGGCTGAGCGCGATCGCCTTGCTCGCGTCGATCTCGCCATGCTGGCCCTGATCGCCATTCCCGGCGGCGCGATCACAGCGCTGTTTTCGGTCGGCATCGGAGAATTGGTCGCCTTCTACCTATTCCTGCGCCATTACCCGATGGTGCTGTGCGTGGGCACGGCTTGCGTGATTTCCGCGGTGAGCTGCATCGCCGGGCTGCTCTGGCACGTCGAGGCAGGGACGGTCGCCTGGGAGGTCGTGCTGCTCGCGGCACCCGGCGCTATGCTCGGAGCGTTCCTTGCCCGACCCATCGCGCTGTGGCTTGGCGCGCGCCGCTTGAAGACGCTGGGCGGGTTGTGGATCGTCGCCTCGGCGCTCTACCTCGTCTGGCTCGCAGCGCGCTGA